From the Meriones unguiculatus strain TT.TT164.6M chromosome 12, Bangor_MerUng_6.1, whole genome shotgun sequence genome, one window contains:
- the Prr14l gene encoding protein PRR14L isoform X4 → MLSSGVDTQPVPLESSMPAVVQELYSELSGSVSKELHAEQEPSMIPDVKPGASSSHVGLGRALPLKPQSTHAEGCCEETSETLDCGGKTGWCRLVDPAAKGPMAFEILDREERPKSMEPKVFRDQGDQAAIFRDCCEGAKEDPRQHSTAAKERNCPGQDVFLMQSSEEAVCADLPGDPLKKKGNVHNTTGTLPEPTEDIQGNCSISKMSKGKEGLCDFNIVCEEDDSHQHGLSHHEDKHSSAHDISISTGSMDSINPSEENSEILSLTSYLCGPRSLEKCSFESNGLIKESAEKMHKVDQSKEFTCGVENKEQCWRHKSEKGGLFLFSVRQQELERSRDGSSKKQTVESSNHSSCCTQASCSSTESCSSMTNSSVEAIEIMFKKNDLKITSNINRNLINSEDHRETVTDLYHLERHSEESNFSLLADIEEPEQTTGKSGALNKKAHSKDSKSAVSIQRNLSDSPPSTDFLSEGESLQSLKPEDPVSFGHNKILKPKTSTAKLSSSPEKPVETSHASVSHLDELIIAYEVSELSGNSELVAHKTEHECVSHQQVPLNSQAHVTTDSLLSINREMPSATCRDAHGSHHSLEDGANVTTDAQTIPAETKMEAMSPQGDKACGASSYIQTRSIKTRSPEGQKEKAGLHSMLLSRVKEAAGFSFVTECQNVQPQDIPSCHCITRNASEKNMCSACAANNCIRKCGDAHYINHCFQRPQDFVENSTLSENGSAGRETRIILGGKIRNEVTEGVSDSGALNIATHVETSEEGLGGKKQDKYRETEIYKHSTSACNTQELNQSTNIPGPETLADQSLTVTSSHFKAMCQAAGSLDQKADEISDCQSNQNSLDKGRSDSKTARKGLNGGCQETFPEVSHKDKDLIISLGSKIPLSCGSLKKNDPQRAFENIPGSEGCAQSMIDMVCPDCTDEPTERMLGVEAFSLSGHCTGQHTLASCETLRRTSSLRGELNVVFTDTTGQDSELPTPAPSTGDSPEVQKSCEKECRCLKVCEGKECPDFALDCEVESVADHEPNVRALARGSVSFDYIPCEHQDKGGSVTEGPRLEANSEFGKKKTFGLSSNGSVSCRHGDSVEMVHSCLFSQHSPADVHGEPPNLKHLFKLKDGGRLCENVRDCTVLSDMKEGISMDLSNPSKGNGTYTSVDKNVCKACHSHENSIDKYLPMTRETAIKMNEEETEEHQKGPLGHLPVGEESEETITRESHDGNFPKSSQTHMKCQRVQNVAETPQNQRILDYGLPKEEHKYQKGTLVLLEQQPVADQDESMMEEVTLRKSTKDKLAKQNQRLGNTKEENLCHPLKKDIELCIGPCLPGASWKEHDSSSAGGNQIHGAFVTISYQQRLLPVKKQPHRTCKRISCPEPVTVRKKRSKVRNSECGKSFSNPVPTKAHRLLSPCAAPATPLEPEAVATKSLCSHIPKPKATLCHSLRSLSCRKPTKESALLSKLSVLASKLALATKPQKLRYRRYSSSPVPLPKNCKRLRYKKLLDGFSYNAMRLDPYLAAAGWKRGFNSKPLALYSLEAVKMSFIELSNKMPSLLFGNEFPFSFHVKSASNCMVESSRTFPEHCAPSRLALAEASQCSTPPPKWTFSFLLSHGCPGMATFREDTGLCSHTHTQAPLQTTAPLQDYGGTAIVQTRADCSVLGLHTLLALCSPGCYRIWTKKRNFSNHMPIMQRLLLTQFTQCLKGLRSPASIADKVFSSLPYSVGRVLSIWSQHGPSCTFKLPALHSTQSKQQGSLSTQGSLTTTPHVPLPGVEAIRNTNSSHMRLEPVFPALVPNSCLVAEPAVSTLLLAAPELQVPGFDDLDGVPACPRPQSIPAQQKEAEPEKRPKKVSQIRIRKTIPKPDPNLTPMGLPRPKRPGTFIC, encoded by the exons GAAATGTACACAATACAACTGGAACTCTGCCAGAACCCACTGAAGACATACAAG GAAACTGTTCCATTTCCAAAATGAGCAAAGGGAAAGAAGGGTTGTGTGACTTCAACATTGTCTGTGAAGAAGATGACAGTCACCAGCACGGGCTCAGCCACCATGAGGACAAACACAGTTCTGCACATGATATTTCCATTTCTACGGGAAGCATGGATTCTATAAATCCCTCGGAAGAAAATTCTGAAATTTTATCTCTAACATCATATTTGTGTGGCCCAAGATCCTTAGAAAAATGTAGTTTTGAAAGCAATGGTTTGATAAAGGAATCTGCTGAAAAAATGCACAAAGTTGATCAAAGCAAGGAGTTCACTTGTGGAGTAGAAAATAAAGAGCAGTGTTGGAGGCACAAGAGTGAAAAAGGGGGTCTCTTTCTTTTCAGTGTCAGACAACAAGAACTGGAGAGAAGTAGGGATGGTTCTAGCAAAAAACAGACTGTAGAATCCAGTAACCACAGCAGCTGTTGCACTCAAGCAAGTTGTTCCTCAACAGAGAGCTGTAGTTCCATGACTAATTCTTCTGTTGAAGCCAtagaaataatgtttaaaaaaaatgacctgaAAATTACTTCAAATATTAACAGAAATTTGATAAACTCTGAAGACCATAGAGAAACTGTCACTGATTTGTACCATCTGGAGAGACACTCTGAGGAAAGCAACTTCTCTTTGTTGGCGGATATTGAAGAGCCAGAACAAACAACAGGAAAGTCCGGTGCATTAAACAAAAAGGCTCACAGTAAAGACTCCAAGTCTGCAGTCAGCATCCAGAGGAATCTTAGTGACTCTCCACCATCCACTGATTTTCTCTCTGAAGGAGAATCCCTTCAGAGTTTGAAACCAGAAGATCCAGTAAGCTTTggacataataaaatattgaaacCTAAGACAAGTACTGCAAAATTATCGTCATCTCCAGAAAAGCCTGTTGAGACATCACATGCCAGTGTCTCACATTTAGATGAATTGATCATTGCCTATGAGGTGAGTGAACTTTCTGGTAACAGTGAACTAGTTGCACACAAAACAGAACATGAATGTGTTTCACATCAACAAGTGCCCCTTAATTCTCAAGCCCATGTGACAACTGACTCTCTACTAAGTATAAACAGAGAGATGCCTTCAGCAACATGCAGAGATGCTCATGGGAGCCATCATTCTCTGGAGGATGGAGCAAATGTTACCACTGACGCTCAAACCATTCCTGCTGAGACAAAAATGGAAGCCATGTCTCCACAAGGTGACAAAGCCTGTGGTGCCTCTTCATACATACAAACCCGAAGCATcaaaacaagaagcccagaaggGCAAAAAGAAAAGGCTGGTCTACATTCCATGCTACTCTCAAGAGTGAAAGAAGCGGCTGGCTTTTCTTTTGTCACAGAATGTCAAAATGTTCAGCCTCAGGATATCCCCAGCTGTCACTGCATAACAAGAAATGCATCTGAAAAGAACATGTGTTCTGCTTGTGCTGCCAACAACTGTATAAGAAAATGTGGAGATGCTCACTATATCAATCACTGCTTCCAAAGACCACAAGATTTTGTGGAAAATAGTACCCTCTCAGAGAATGGATCTGCTGGAAGAGAGACTCGAATCATTCTAGGAGGCAAGATCAGGAATGAAGTGACAGAAGGGGTATCAGATAGTGGCGCTCTGAACATAGCCACTCATGTGGAAACCAGTGAGGAAGGACTGGGTGGAAAGAAACAAGATAAATACAGAGAGACTGAGATATATAAACACAGCACCTCTGCTTGTAACACACAAGAACTAAACCAATCTACAAACATTCCAGGTCCTGAAACATTAGCGGACCAGTCTCTGACTGTTACTTCATCTCATTTTAAAGCCATGTGCCAAGCAGCTGGAAGTCTTGACCAGAAAGCAGATGAAATCTCTGACTGCCAGAGTAACCAAAATAGTCTAGATAAAGGCAGAAGTGACAGTAAGACAGCTAGGAAAGGCCTAAATGGTGGCTGCCAAGAGACTTTCCCTGAGGTAAGCCACAAGGACAAGGATCTGATTATCAGTTTAGGCAGTAAAATCCCTCTGTCTTGTGGTAGTTTAAAGAAAAACGATCCCCAAAGAGCCTTTGAAAATATTCCTGGTTCTGAAGGGTGCGCACAAAGTATGATAGATATGGTATGTCCAGACTGCACAGATGAGCCTACAGAGAGAATGCTGGGTGTGGAAGCATTTAGTTTATCTGGTCATTGTACAGGGCAACACACACTGGCATCCTGTGAGACCTTAAGGAGAACTTCATCTCTTCGAGGAGAATTGAATGTTGTATTTACAGATACAACTGGTCAGGACTCAGAACTCCCAACTCCTGCTCCGTCTACAGGAGATTCTCCTGAAGTACAAAAATCATGTGAGAAAGAATGCAGATGTCTAAAAGTCTGTGAAGGCAAAGAATGTCCAGACTTTGCCCTTGATTGTGAAGTGGAATCTGTTGCAGATCACGAACCAAatgtaagagcactggctagaGGAAGTGTGTCTTTTGATTATATTCCTTGTGAGCATCAAGATAAAGGTGGATCTGTGACAGAAGGACCAAGACTAGAAGCAAATTCTGAGTTTGGCAAGAAGAAAACCTTTGGATTATCATCAAATGGCTCAGTGTCTTGTAGGCATGGAGACTCTGTGGAGATGGTGCATTCCTGTCTGTTTTCTCAACATTCCCCAGCTGATGTTCATGGTGAACCACCGAACTTGAAACACCTATTTAAACTCAAAGATGGTGGAAGGCTTTGCGAAAATGTCAGGGATTGCACAGTCCTGTCTGACATGAAGGAAGGAATATCAATGGATTTAAGTAATCCTAGTAAAGGAAATGGCACATACACCAGTGTGGACAAAAATGTTTGCAAAGCTTGTCACTCTCATGAGAATTCCATTGATAAGTATTTGCCTATGACAAGGGAAACAGCaattaaaatgaatgaagaagAAACGGAAGAACATCAGAAGGGACCACTGGGTCACTTACCTGTTGGGGAAGAATCTGAGGAGACCATTACTAGAGAAAGTCATGATGGTAATTTTCCTAAGAGTTCTCAGACCCACATGAAATGCCAGAGAGTGCAAAACGTTGCTGAAACCCCACAAAACCAGAGAATTTTGGACTACGGCTTGCCAAAGGAAGAACATAAATATCAAAAGGGCACGCTTGTACTGTTGGAACAGCAACCTGTGGCTGACCAGGATGAGTCCATGATGGAAGAAGTCACCCTAAGAAAGTCAACCAAGGACAAACTTGCTAAACAGAACCAGAGGTTGGGAAACACAAAAGAAGAGAACTTATGTCATCCATTAAAGAAAGACATTGAGTTATGCATAGGTCCTTGCCTTCCTGGTGCCTCCTGGAAAGAACATGACTCCAGCTCTGCTGGAGGTAATCAAATACATGGTGCCTTCGTGACTATCTCATATCAGCAAAGATTGCTTCCTGTAAAGAAGCAACCTCATCGAACGTGTAAGAGAATTTCCTGTCCAGAGCCAGTCACCGTGCGGAAAAAGAGAAGTAAGGTGAGGAATTCTGAGTGTGGAAAGAGTTTCTCTAACCCAGTCCCCACAAAAGCACACAGACTTCTCAGCCCATGTGCTGCGCCTGCCACGCCATTGGAACCTGAAGCAGTAGCTACCAAGAGCTTGTGCAGCCACATACCAAAGCCGAAGGCTACTCTGTGCCATTCCTTGAGGAGCCTGAGTTGTAGGAAGCCTACCAAAGAATCAGCCTTACTAAGCAAGCTGTCTGTCCTTGCCTCCAAACTGGCTCTGGCAACAAAGCCCCAGAAACTGAGATATCGGCGCTATTCCTCTTCCCCTGTTCCATTGCCTAAAAACTGCAAGCGTCTCAGATACAAAAAGCTCCTAGATGGATTTTCATACAATGCAATGCGGCTGGACCCATATTTGGCAGCTGCTGGGTGGAAGAGGGGATTTAATAGTAAGCCTTTGGCACTTTATTCTCTTGAAGCTGTGAAAATGAGCTTCATAGAGTTGAGCAACAAGATGCCATCCCTGCTGTTTGGTAACgaatttccattttcctttcatgTGAAATCAGCCTCCAATTGCATGGTTGAGTCCTCCAGGACTTTTCCTGAGCACTGTGCTCCATCAAGGCTTGCCTTAGCAGAGGCCTCCCAGTGCTCAACTCCACCTCCCAAGTGGACCTTCTCTTTTTTATTGTCCCACGGTTGCCCTGGGATGGCCACATTCAGGGAAGACACTGGCCTCTGTAGTCACACACATACTCAGGCTCCTCTCCAGACTACAGCTCCTCTCCAAGACTATGGAGGCACTGCCATAGTTCAGACCAGAGCAGACTGCTCTGTCCTTGGCCTTCACACACTTCTAGCACTTTGTTCACCAGGATGTTACCGAATCTGGACAAAAAAACGGAACTTCTCCAATCATATGCCTATCATGCAGAGGCTCCTCTTGACCCAGTTTACACAGTGCTTAAAAGGGTTAAGGTCTCCAGCCTCTATAGCGGACAAGGTCTTCAGCTCTCTGCCCTACTCGGTGGGCCGAGTGTTGTCCATTTGGAGCCAGCATGGACCCTCCTGTACCTTCAAGCTGCCAGCTCTTCACTCTACTCAAAGCAAGCAGCAGGGGAGCCTGAGCACCCAGGGCAG CCTCACCACCACACCACATGTGCCTCTTCCAGGCGTGGAAGCTATCCGTAACACCAACAGCAGTCACATGAG GCTAGAGCCTGTGTTTCCTGCCTTGGTGCCAAATTCTTGCTTGGTAGCAGAACCTGCTGTCAGCACACTCCTGCTCGCAGCGCCTGAGCTCCAGGTTCCTGGGTTTGATGATCTGGATGGTGTGCCAGCTTGCCCTCGACCACAGAGCATCCCTGCACAGCAGAAAGAG GCTGAGCCAGAGAAGAGACCAAAGAAAGTCTCCCAGATCCGCATCCGGAAAACCATTCCTAAACCAGATCCCAACCTTACCCCAATGGGCCTGCCTCGGCCCAAAAG GCCAGGGACTTtcatatgctag
- the Prr14l gene encoding protein PRR14L isoform X5 → MLSSGVDTQPVPLESSMPAVVQELYSELSGSVSKELHAEQEPSMIPDVKPGASSSHVGLGRALPLKPQSTHAEGCCEETSETLDCGGKTGWCRLVDPAAKGPMAFEILDREERPKSMEPKVFRDQGDQAAIFRDCCEGAKEDPRQHSTAAKERNCPGQDVFLMQSSEEAVCADLPGDPLKKKGNVHNTTGTLPEPTEDIQGNCSISKMSKGKEGLCDFNIVCEEDDSHQHGLSHHEDKHSSAHDISISTGSMDSINPSEENSEILSLTSYLCGPRSLEKCSFESNGLIKESAEKMHKVDQSKEFTCGVENKEQCWRHKSEKGGLFLFSVRQQELERSRDGSSKKQTVESSNHSSCCTQASCSSTESCSSMTNSSVEAIEIMFKKNDLKITSNINRNLINSEDHRETVTDLYHLERHSEESNFSLLADIEEPEQTTGKSGALNKKAHSKDSKSAVSIQRNLSDSPPSTDFLSEGESLQSLKPEDPVSFGHNKILKPKTSTAKLSSSPEKPVETSHASVSHLDELIIAYEVSELSGNSELVAHKTEHECVSHQQVPLNSQAHVTTDSLLSINREMPSATCRDAHGSHHSLEDGANVTTDAQTIPAETKMEAMSPQGDKACGASSYIQTRSIKTRSPEGQKEKAGLHSMLLSRVKEAAGFSFVTECQNVQPQDIPSCHCITRNASEKNMCSACAANNCIRKCGDAHYINHCFQRPQDFVENSTLSENGSAGRETRIILGGKIRNEVTEGVSDSGALNIATHVETSEEGLGGKKQDKYRETEIYKHSTSACNTQELNQSTNIPGPETLADQSLTVTSSHFKAMCQAAGSLDQKADEISDCQSNQNSLDKGRSDSKTARKGLNGGCQETFPEVSHKDKDLIISLGSKIPLSCGSLKKNDPQRAFENIPGSEGCAQSMIDMVCPDCTDEPTERMLGVEAFSLSGHCTGQHTLASCETLRRTSSLRGELNVVFTDTTGQDSELPTPAPSTGDSPEVQKSCEKECRCLKVCEGKECPDFALDCEVESVADHEPNVRALARGSVSFDYIPCEHQDKGGSVTEGPRLEANSEFGKKKTFGLSSNGSVSCRHGDSVEMVHSCLFSQHSPADVHGEPPNLKHLFKLKDGGRLCENVRDCTVLSDMKEGISMDLSNPSKGNGTYTSVDKNVCKACHSHENSIDKYLPMTRETAIKMNEEETEEHQKGPLGHLPVGEESEETITRESHDGNFPKSSQTHMKCQRVQNVAETPQNQRILDYGLPKEEHKYQKGTLVLLEQQPVADQDESMMEEVTLRKSTKDKLAKQNQRLGNTKEENLCHPLKKDIELCIGPCLPGASWKEHDSSSAGGNQIHGAFVTISYQQRLLPVKKQPHRTCKRISCPEPVTVRKKRSKVRNSECGKSFSNPVPTKAHRLLSPCAAPATPLEPEAVATKSLCSHIPKPKATLCHSLRSLSCRKPTKESALLSKLSVLASKLALATKPQKLRYRRYSSSPVPLPKNCKRLRYKKLLDGFSYNAMRLDPYLAAAGWKRGFNSKPLALYSLEAVKMSFIELSNKMPSLLFGNEFPFSFHVKSASNCMVESSRTFPEHCAPSRLALAEASQCSTPPPKWTFSFLLSHGCPGMATFREDTGLCSHTHTQAPLQTTAPLQDYGGTAIVQTRADCSVLGLHTLLALCSPGCYRIWTKKRNFSNHMPIMQRLLLTQFTQCLKGLRSPASIADKVFSSLPYSVGRVLSIWSQHGPSCTFKLPALHSTQSKQQGSLSTQGSLTTTPHVPLPGVEAIRNTNSSHMRLEPVFPALVPNSCLVAEPAVSTLLLAAPELQVPGFDDLDGVPACPRPQSIPAQQKEAEPEKRPKKVSQIRIRKTIPKPDPNLTPMGLPRPKRVSS, encoded by the exons GAAATGTACACAATACAACTGGAACTCTGCCAGAACCCACTGAAGACATACAAG GAAACTGTTCCATTTCCAAAATGAGCAAAGGGAAAGAAGGGTTGTGTGACTTCAACATTGTCTGTGAAGAAGATGACAGTCACCAGCACGGGCTCAGCCACCATGAGGACAAACACAGTTCTGCACATGATATTTCCATTTCTACGGGAAGCATGGATTCTATAAATCCCTCGGAAGAAAATTCTGAAATTTTATCTCTAACATCATATTTGTGTGGCCCAAGATCCTTAGAAAAATGTAGTTTTGAAAGCAATGGTTTGATAAAGGAATCTGCTGAAAAAATGCACAAAGTTGATCAAAGCAAGGAGTTCACTTGTGGAGTAGAAAATAAAGAGCAGTGTTGGAGGCACAAGAGTGAAAAAGGGGGTCTCTTTCTTTTCAGTGTCAGACAACAAGAACTGGAGAGAAGTAGGGATGGTTCTAGCAAAAAACAGACTGTAGAATCCAGTAACCACAGCAGCTGTTGCACTCAAGCAAGTTGTTCCTCAACAGAGAGCTGTAGTTCCATGACTAATTCTTCTGTTGAAGCCAtagaaataatgtttaaaaaaaatgacctgaAAATTACTTCAAATATTAACAGAAATTTGATAAACTCTGAAGACCATAGAGAAACTGTCACTGATTTGTACCATCTGGAGAGACACTCTGAGGAAAGCAACTTCTCTTTGTTGGCGGATATTGAAGAGCCAGAACAAACAACAGGAAAGTCCGGTGCATTAAACAAAAAGGCTCACAGTAAAGACTCCAAGTCTGCAGTCAGCATCCAGAGGAATCTTAGTGACTCTCCACCATCCACTGATTTTCTCTCTGAAGGAGAATCCCTTCAGAGTTTGAAACCAGAAGATCCAGTAAGCTTTggacataataaaatattgaaacCTAAGACAAGTACTGCAAAATTATCGTCATCTCCAGAAAAGCCTGTTGAGACATCACATGCCAGTGTCTCACATTTAGATGAATTGATCATTGCCTATGAGGTGAGTGAACTTTCTGGTAACAGTGAACTAGTTGCACACAAAACAGAACATGAATGTGTTTCACATCAACAAGTGCCCCTTAATTCTCAAGCCCATGTGACAACTGACTCTCTACTAAGTATAAACAGAGAGATGCCTTCAGCAACATGCAGAGATGCTCATGGGAGCCATCATTCTCTGGAGGATGGAGCAAATGTTACCACTGACGCTCAAACCATTCCTGCTGAGACAAAAATGGAAGCCATGTCTCCACAAGGTGACAAAGCCTGTGGTGCCTCTTCATACATACAAACCCGAAGCATcaaaacaagaagcccagaaggGCAAAAAGAAAAGGCTGGTCTACATTCCATGCTACTCTCAAGAGTGAAAGAAGCGGCTGGCTTTTCTTTTGTCACAGAATGTCAAAATGTTCAGCCTCAGGATATCCCCAGCTGTCACTGCATAACAAGAAATGCATCTGAAAAGAACATGTGTTCTGCTTGTGCTGCCAACAACTGTATAAGAAAATGTGGAGATGCTCACTATATCAATCACTGCTTCCAAAGACCACAAGATTTTGTGGAAAATAGTACCCTCTCAGAGAATGGATCTGCTGGAAGAGAGACTCGAATCATTCTAGGAGGCAAGATCAGGAATGAAGTGACAGAAGGGGTATCAGATAGTGGCGCTCTGAACATAGCCACTCATGTGGAAACCAGTGAGGAAGGACTGGGTGGAAAGAAACAAGATAAATACAGAGAGACTGAGATATATAAACACAGCACCTCTGCTTGTAACACACAAGAACTAAACCAATCTACAAACATTCCAGGTCCTGAAACATTAGCGGACCAGTCTCTGACTGTTACTTCATCTCATTTTAAAGCCATGTGCCAAGCAGCTGGAAGTCTTGACCAGAAAGCAGATGAAATCTCTGACTGCCAGAGTAACCAAAATAGTCTAGATAAAGGCAGAAGTGACAGTAAGACAGCTAGGAAAGGCCTAAATGGTGGCTGCCAAGAGACTTTCCCTGAGGTAAGCCACAAGGACAAGGATCTGATTATCAGTTTAGGCAGTAAAATCCCTCTGTCTTGTGGTAGTTTAAAGAAAAACGATCCCCAAAGAGCCTTTGAAAATATTCCTGGTTCTGAAGGGTGCGCACAAAGTATGATAGATATGGTATGTCCAGACTGCACAGATGAGCCTACAGAGAGAATGCTGGGTGTGGAAGCATTTAGTTTATCTGGTCATTGTACAGGGCAACACACACTGGCATCCTGTGAGACCTTAAGGAGAACTTCATCTCTTCGAGGAGAATTGAATGTTGTATTTACAGATACAACTGGTCAGGACTCAGAACTCCCAACTCCTGCTCCGTCTACAGGAGATTCTCCTGAAGTACAAAAATCATGTGAGAAAGAATGCAGATGTCTAAAAGTCTGTGAAGGCAAAGAATGTCCAGACTTTGCCCTTGATTGTGAAGTGGAATCTGTTGCAGATCACGAACCAAatgtaagagcactggctagaGGAAGTGTGTCTTTTGATTATATTCCTTGTGAGCATCAAGATAAAGGTGGATCTGTGACAGAAGGACCAAGACTAGAAGCAAATTCTGAGTTTGGCAAGAAGAAAACCTTTGGATTATCATCAAATGGCTCAGTGTCTTGTAGGCATGGAGACTCTGTGGAGATGGTGCATTCCTGTCTGTTTTCTCAACATTCCCCAGCTGATGTTCATGGTGAACCACCGAACTTGAAACACCTATTTAAACTCAAAGATGGTGGAAGGCTTTGCGAAAATGTCAGGGATTGCACAGTCCTGTCTGACATGAAGGAAGGAATATCAATGGATTTAAGTAATCCTAGTAAAGGAAATGGCACATACACCAGTGTGGACAAAAATGTTTGCAAAGCTTGTCACTCTCATGAGAATTCCATTGATAAGTATTTGCCTATGACAAGGGAAACAGCaattaaaatgaatgaagaagAAACGGAAGAACATCAGAAGGGACCACTGGGTCACTTACCTGTTGGGGAAGAATCTGAGGAGACCATTACTAGAGAAAGTCATGATGGTAATTTTCCTAAGAGTTCTCAGACCCACATGAAATGCCAGAGAGTGCAAAACGTTGCTGAAACCCCACAAAACCAGAGAATTTTGGACTACGGCTTGCCAAAGGAAGAACATAAATATCAAAAGGGCACGCTTGTACTGTTGGAACAGCAACCTGTGGCTGACCAGGATGAGTCCATGATGGAAGAAGTCACCCTAAGAAAGTCAACCAAGGACAAACTTGCTAAACAGAACCAGAGGTTGGGAAACACAAAAGAAGAGAACTTATGTCATCCATTAAAGAAAGACATTGAGTTATGCATAGGTCCTTGCCTTCCTGGTGCCTCCTGGAAAGAACATGACTCCAGCTCTGCTGGAGGTAATCAAATACATGGTGCCTTCGTGACTATCTCATATCAGCAAAGATTGCTTCCTGTAAAGAAGCAACCTCATCGAACGTGTAAGAGAATTTCCTGTCCAGAGCCAGTCACCGTGCGGAAAAAGAGAAGTAAGGTGAGGAATTCTGAGTGTGGAAAGAGTTTCTCTAACCCAGTCCCCACAAAAGCACACAGACTTCTCAGCCCATGTGCTGCGCCTGCCACGCCATTGGAACCTGAAGCAGTAGCTACCAAGAGCTTGTGCAGCCACATACCAAAGCCGAAGGCTACTCTGTGCCATTCCTTGAGGAGCCTGAGTTGTAGGAAGCCTACCAAAGAATCAGCCTTACTAAGCAAGCTGTCTGTCCTTGCCTCCAAACTGGCTCTGGCAACAAAGCCCCAGAAACTGAGATATCGGCGCTATTCCTCTTCCCCTGTTCCATTGCCTAAAAACTGCAAGCGTCTCAGATACAAAAAGCTCCTAGATGGATTTTCATACAATGCAATGCGGCTGGACCCATATTTGGCAGCTGCTGGGTGGAAGAGGGGATTTAATAGTAAGCCTTTGGCACTTTATTCTCTTGAAGCTGTGAAAATGAGCTTCATAGAGTTGAGCAACAAGATGCCATCCCTGCTGTTTGGTAACgaatttccattttcctttcatgTGAAATCAGCCTCCAATTGCATGGTTGAGTCCTCCAGGACTTTTCCTGAGCACTGTGCTCCATCAAGGCTTGCCTTAGCAGAGGCCTCCCAGTGCTCAACTCCACCTCCCAAGTGGACCTTCTCTTTTTTATTGTCCCACGGTTGCCCTGGGATGGCCACATTCAGGGAAGACACTGGCCTCTGTAGTCACACACATACTCAGGCTCCTCTCCAGACTACAGCTCCTCTCCAAGACTATGGAGGCACTGCCATAGTTCAGACCAGAGCAGACTGCTCTGTCCTTGGCCTTCACACACTTCTAGCACTTTGTTCACCAGGATGTTACCGAATCTGGACAAAAAAACGGAACTTCTCCAATCATATGCCTATCATGCAGAGGCTCCTCTTGACCCAGTTTACACAGTGCTTAAAAGGGTTAAGGTCTCCAGCCTCTATAGCGGACAAGGTCTTCAGCTCTCTGCCCTACTCGGTGGGCCGAGTGTTGTCCATTTGGAGCCAGCATGGACCCTCCTGTACCTTCAAGCTGCCAGCTCTTCACTCTACTCAAAGCAAGCAGCAGGGGAGCCTGAGCACCCAGGGCAG CCTCACCACCACACCACATGTGCCTCTTCCAGGCGTGGAAGCTATCCGTAACACCAACAGCAGTCACATGAG GCTAGAGCCTGTGTTTCCTGCCTTGGTGCCAAATTCTTGCTTGGTAGCAGAACCTGCTGTCAGCACACTCCTGCTCGCAGCGCCTGAGCTCCAGGTTCCTGGGTTTGATGATCTGGATGGTGTGCCAGCTTGCCCTCGACCACAGAGCATCCCTGCACAGCAGAAAGAG GCTGAGCCAGAGAAGAGACCAAAGAAAGTCTCCCAGATCCGCATCCGGAAAACCATTCCTAAACCAGATCCCAACCTTACCCCAATGGGCCTGCCTCGGCCCAAAAG ggtctcctcTTGA